Proteins co-encoded in one Microbacterium hydrocarbonoxydans genomic window:
- a CDS encoding VOC family protein: MPVTGPDFISLQVRDLDASQAFYERYLGLVRSPAGPTHAVVFETTPIAFALRDLAPGTDLDSVDQPGIGTAVWLHATDVQEIHDALVADGRTIVADPIDGPFGRTFTFADPDGYRITLHDRA; encoded by the coding sequence ATGCCCGTCACCGGACCCGACTTCATCTCCCTGCAGGTGCGCGACCTCGACGCCTCACAGGCGTTCTACGAGCGCTACCTCGGACTCGTCAGATCGCCGGCGGGTCCGACTCACGCCGTGGTCTTCGAGACGACGCCGATCGCCTTCGCGCTGCGCGACCTCGCCCCGGGGACCGACCTCGACTCCGTCGATCAGCCCGGGATCGGCACGGCGGTCTGGCTGCACGCCACGGACGTCCAGGAGATCCACGACGCCCTCGTCGCCGACGGCCGCACGATCGTGGCCGATCCGATCGACGGCCCGTTCGGTCGCACGTTCACGTTCGCCGACCCCGACGGCTACCGCATCACCCTGCACGACCGCGCCTGA
- a CDS encoding LacI family DNA-binding transcriptional regulator, which translates to MSKKATVYDVADRAGVSIATVSRVLRQPDAVRPATRERVLDSVSALGYVPSGSARGLAERRTGVLGLYFPGFDASEDAPVLDVLADEQGEAPPFTVEQASADAGAPHPTMLFLDEVLRGAELEAWKQGFVLMIGVGRDDPTRETVRDIAGRVDGLMVLAQSVPDDVLARLAQRIPVVVLSGPARGDSYDHVTVSNAEAMSELTRLVLAQADEGTLAFLAGPEDSPDGAQRWEGFAAAVAEAGIATDAVTVLRGDFTRASGRRAAEQLIGDGAPAALIAANDQMALGAIDAFRSAGIRVPHDVRVTGFDGIEAAALSRPALTTVRQPMIDLGRAAVQLLSRRLENPDGEPMTVRLPVQILVRESSQRPE; encoded by the coding sequence GTGAGCAAGAAGGCGACCGTCTACGACGTCGCAGACCGCGCCGGAGTGTCGATCGCGACGGTCTCCCGCGTGCTGCGACAGCCGGATGCCGTGCGCCCCGCCACGCGCGAGCGTGTGCTCGACTCCGTCTCCGCGCTCGGCTACGTGCCCAGTGGCAGCGCCCGCGGTCTGGCCGAGCGCCGCACCGGAGTGCTCGGACTGTACTTCCCCGGTTTCGATGCCTCGGAGGACGCGCCCGTCCTCGACGTGCTGGCCGACGAGCAGGGCGAGGCACCGCCGTTCACGGTCGAGCAGGCGTCCGCCGACGCGGGAGCACCGCATCCGACCATGCTGTTCCTCGACGAGGTGCTGCGGGGAGCGGAGCTCGAGGCCTGGAAGCAGGGTTTCGTGCTCATGATCGGCGTCGGCCGCGACGATCCGACGCGTGAGACCGTGCGTGACATCGCCGGACGCGTCGACGGGCTGATGGTGCTGGCGCAGAGCGTGCCCGACGACGTGCTCGCCCGGCTCGCTCAGCGGATCCCCGTGGTCGTTCTCTCGGGGCCGGCGCGCGGCGACAGCTACGACCACGTCACCGTCAGCAACGCCGAGGCGATGTCGGAGCTGACCAGACTGGTGCTCGCCCAGGCCGACGAGGGGACGCTCGCTTTTCTCGCCGGCCCCGAGGACTCGCCCGACGGTGCCCAGCGCTGGGAGGGTTTCGCCGCGGCGGTCGCCGAGGCGGGCATCGCGACAGATGCCGTGACGGTGCTGCGCGGCGACTTCACCCGCGCGTCCGGGCGACGGGCGGCCGAGCAGCTGATCGGCGACGGCGCCCCCGCCGCACTCATCGCCGCGAACGACCAGATGGCCCTCGGGGCGATCGACGCGTTCCGCTCGGCCGGCATCCGCGTGCCCCACGATGTCCGCGTCACGGGCTTCGACGGCATCGAGGCGGCGGCGCTGTCGCGTCCCGCCCTCACCACCGTCCGCCAGCCGATGATCGATCTCGGGCGGGCCGCCGTGCAGCTGCTCTCGCGACGTCTCGAGAACCCGGACGGCGAGCCGATGACGGTGCGACTGCCCGTGCAGATCCTGGTCCGCGAGAGCTCCCAGCGCCCCGAGTGA
- a CDS encoding class I SAM-dependent methyltransferase yields the protein MREASDAAIAAAYDERAVEYVELAGAIDQMDPRDAAVIGAWRATTSGRLLDAGCGPGHWTAFLSRGERVAQGIDLSAEFIATAKERHPGISFDVGSFRDLPFEAGAVGGILAWYSLIHSSPPDVPGILEEFARVLSPGGSILIGFFDGEPREPFAHAVAPAWFWSAEALSGLLHDSGFEVMSSETRGREAGEISARPHGSLEARRR from the coding sequence ATGCGCGAGGCCTCGGATGCCGCGATCGCTGCGGCGTACGACGAGCGGGCCGTGGAGTACGTCGAGCTCGCCGGTGCGATCGACCAGATGGACCCCCGGGATGCTGCGGTCATCGGGGCCTGGCGCGCCACGACCTCGGGGCGGCTGCTGGATGCCGGTTGCGGCCCCGGGCACTGGACCGCCTTCCTGAGCCGCGGCGAACGCGTGGCCCAGGGGATCGACCTGTCGGCGGAGTTCATCGCGACGGCGAAGGAACGGCATCCGGGCATCTCTTTCGACGTCGGCTCGTTCCGCGACCTGCCGTTCGAAGCAGGGGCGGTCGGCGGCATCCTCGCCTGGTACTCGCTGATCCACAGCTCTCCGCCTGACGTCCCCGGGATCCTCGAAGAGTTCGCTCGCGTGCTGTCTCCCGGAGGCAGCATCCTGATCGGCTTCTTCGACGGCGAGCCGCGCGAGCCGTTCGCGCATGCCGTCGCTCCGGCGTGGTTCTGGTCGGCTGAAGCGCTGAGCGGACTCCTGCACGACTCGGGCTTCGAGGTCATGTCGAGCGAGACCCGCGGCCGCGAAGCCGGTGAGATCAGCGCCCGCCCTCACGGCTCGCTCGAAGCGCGCAGGCGGTGA
- the rsmI gene encoding 16S rRNA (cytidine(1402)-2'-O)-methyltransferase — MIILAATPIGNLGDASRRLIEVLENAEVVVAEDTRTTGRLLQALQIVNRPRLIALHDHNEKQKSAELATLAVEQDIVVVSDAGMPAISDPGYALVAEAVAQGVTVTAIPGPSAVIMALAISGLPTDRFTFEGFLPRKPGERRSTLRALASEPRTMVFFESPARLASALADMGTTLGDDRRIAVCRELTKFYEEVRRGTAAELVEWASAGVKGEIVVVVEGAPPRESSAEDALAQVQRLVASGVRLKEACAEVAAATGLSSRDLYQAALAARS; from the coding sequence GTGATCATCCTCGCAGCCACGCCGATCGGAAACCTCGGGGATGCGTCCCGCCGCCTGATCGAGGTGCTCGAGAACGCCGAGGTCGTGGTCGCGGAGGACACGCGCACCACCGGCCGACTGCTGCAGGCCCTGCAGATCGTCAACAGGCCGCGCCTGATCGCGCTGCACGACCACAACGAGAAGCAGAAGTCGGCTGAACTCGCGACGCTCGCCGTCGAGCAGGACATCGTGGTCGTCAGCGATGCCGGGATGCCGGCGATCAGCGATCCGGGGTACGCGCTCGTCGCCGAGGCGGTGGCGCAGGGCGTGACCGTGACCGCGATCCCCGGGCCGAGCGCCGTCATCATGGCGCTCGCGATCTCGGGGCTGCCCACGGATCGCTTCACGTTCGAGGGCTTTCTGCCGCGCAAGCCGGGGGAGCGGCGATCGACGCTTCGCGCTCTCGCATCCGAACCCCGCACGATGGTCTTCTTCGAATCGCCCGCACGCCTGGCCTCAGCGCTCGCCGACATGGGCACCACGCTCGGCGACGACCGCCGCATCGCCGTCTGCCGTGAGCTGACGAAGTTCTACGAGGAGGTCCGTCGCGGCACCGCGGCCGAGCTCGTCGAGTGGGCCTCGGCCGGAGTCAAGGGCGAGATCGTGGTCGTCGTCGAGGGGGCTCCGCCTCGGGAGTCGTCCGCCGAAGACGCTCTCGCGCAGGTGCAGCGACTGGTCGCATCCGGTGTGCGTCTGAAAGAGGCGTGCGCCGAGGTCGCCGCGGCGACCGGGCTGTCGTCTCGCGACCTGTACCAGGCAGCACTCGCCGCGCGCAGCTGA